A window of Candidatus Cetobacterium colombiensis contains these coding sequences:
- a CDS encoding energy transducer TonB codes for MNKFYILSAILHGIIIFVLFGFSKDEELKFKEKNTMIVSIKARKAISNNVEINSKIESFEEKNLEDIKEEKIEKKVEKKEIINEIKKTTKKLDQSSKKKLEVKKQKINSSNSKKEIYNEFKDQNRFLKGEDGIFTAVSLDGIEYEIIKEIDPQYPIKARKIGYNGTGVVKVNFLVDVDGSIQDIKFIAGETKFGFKEEVEKSLKKWKFKPILYKGKKIRVHFEKEFKFKKN; via the coding sequence ATGAATAAGTTTTATATTTTGTCAGCAATTTTACATGGAATAATCATATTTGTATTATTTGGATTTTCAAAAGATGAAGAGTTAAAATTTAAAGAAAAAAATACGATGATAGTTTCTATAAAAGCTAGAAAAGCAATTAGTAATAATGTAGAGATTAATTCTAAAATAGAGAGTTTTGAAGAGAAAAATTTAGAGGATATTAAAGAAGAGAAAATAGAGAAAAAGGTTGAGAAAAAAGAAATTATAAATGAGATAAAAAAAACAACTAAAAAACTAGATCAAAGTAGTAAGAAAAAGTTAGAAGTAAAAAAACAAAAAATAAATAGTTCTAATTCTAAAAAAGAAATCTATAATGAGTTTAAAGATCAAAATAGATTTTTAAAAGGTGAGGATGGAATATTTACCGCAGTTTCTTTAGATGGCATAGAATATGAAATTATAAAAGAAATAGATCCTCAATATCCAATAAAAGCTAGAAAAATAGGATACAATGGAACAGGAGTAGTAAAAGTTAATTTTCTTGTAGATGTAGATGGAAGTATACAGGATATTAAATTTATAGCAGGAGAAACAAAATTTGGATTTAAAGAAGAAGTAGAGAAATCTCTAAAGAAATGGAAATTTAAACCAATTTTATATAAAGGAAAGAAAATAAGAGTTCATTTTGAAAAAGAGTTTAAATTTAAAAAAAATTAA
- a CDS encoding ABC transporter ATP-binding protein — protein MIKIDDLDFKIENRDILKNINLNIKKNKFIGIIGENGCGKSTLLKNIYRSYIPQKNKIYLDGIEINDYSIKELSRKISVLSQNQKISFDFTVKEIVEMGKYNRSSLFEKKNYENDLDEALDKVGMKHLKSASFLTLSGGEMQRTLIARSIAQESKILLLDEPTNHLDVRYQYQIMDLVKKLDKTVIAVIHDINIASRYCDYIFALKNGKIEYEGTPEEVIDSKKIKDIFQIEVEVIKHPLNNKPIVIFL, from the coding sequence GTGATAAAGATAGATGATTTAGATTTTAAAATAGAAAATAGAGATATTTTAAAAAATATAAATTTAAATATAAAAAAAAATAAGTTTATAGGAATTATTGGCGAAAATGGATGTGGCAAAAGTACTCTTTTAAAAAATATTTATAGAAGTTATATTCCACAAAAAAATAAAATATATTTAGATGGAATAGAAATAAATGATTACTCGATTAAAGAGCTTTCTAGAAAAATATCTGTATTAAGTCAAAATCAAAAAATAAGTTTTGATTTTACAGTAAAAGAGATTGTCGAAATGGGAAAATATAATAGAAGTTCATTATTTGAAAAAAAAAATTATGAAAATGATTTAGATGAAGCTTTAGATAAAGTAGGAATGAAACATCTTAAAAGTGCTAGTTTTTTAACTCTTTCAGGTGGTGAGATGCAAAGAACATTAATAGCTAGATCAATTGCTCAAGAAAGCAAAATATTATTATTAGATGAACCAACAAATCATTTGGATGTAAGGTATCAATATCAAATTATGGATTTAGTTAAAAAATTGGATAAAACAGTAATTGCAGTAATTCATGATATAAATATAGCGAGTAGATATTGTGATTATATTTTTGCTTTAAAAAATGGAAAAATAGAGTATGAAGGGACTCCTGAAGAGGTTATTGATTCTAAAAAAATAAAAGATATATTCCAAATAGAAGTTGAGGTTATAAAGCATCCTTTAAATAACAAACCAATAGTAATATTTTTATAA
- a CDS encoding OadG family protein, translated as MFKGPISLIMSLEITLISMLVVFTILLILAFVLSLFKYIPAEKKEEIKKATPAAEPKKVEREKFDPSKITSEEMRVAMMVASIEAAGEDKDANIRVVGIKELN; from the coding sequence ATGTTTAAAGGACCAATATCACTTATAATGTCTCTTGAAATAACTTTAATAAGTATGCTCGTTGTATTTACAATATTACTTATACTAGCTTTTGTTCTTTCTTTGTTTAAATATATTCCAGCAGAGAAAAAAGAAGAGATAAAAAAAGCTACACCAGCAGCAGAACCTAAAAAAGTTGAAAGAGAAAAGTTTGATCCATCTAAAATAACAAGTGAAGAGATGAGAGTAGCAATGATGGTAGCATCTATAGAGGCAGCTGGAGAAGATAAAGATGCCAATATAAGAGTAGTAGGAATAAAAGAATTAAACTAA
- a CDS encoding oxaloacetate decarboxylase subunit alpha, whose product MKNKVKITETCLRDGHQSLIATRLTTAEILPIVEKMDEVGYHALEVWGGATFDACIRFLNEDPWERLREIKKRAKNTKLQMLLRGQNLLGYRHYADDIVEEFVKKSIENGIDIIRIFDALNDTRNLKVAAEATKKYGGHCQLSIAYTISPVHTTEYYKELAKEMESMGADSIVIKDMAGILLPETGYNLIKEIKSVINVPLELHTHATSGIASMLYLRAVDAGIDIIDTAISTFAGGTAQPATESMVRTFEGGERDPELNLTLLKEIAEYFKPIRKKYMDEKVLNMQAYFVEPSILEYQLPGGMLSNLVSQLTAQKAADKYEDVLKEIPRVREDLGFPPLVTPLSQMVGTQAVFNVLTGERYKMVPKEIKDYVKGLYGKSPAPMSEEIKKKIIGDEPVFTGRPADLLKPEYDELAKEIGDLAKSPEDVLMYAMFPQIAKPYLENRNKPKVEKEYRNINIIF is encoded by the coding sequence TTGAAAAATAAGGTTAAAATAACAGAAACTTGTCTTAGAGATGGACATCAATCTCTGATAGCCACAAGATTGACAACTGCAGAGATCCTTCCAATTGTAGAAAAAATGGATGAAGTTGGATATCATGCGTTAGAAGTTTGGGGAGGAGCCACTTTTGATGCTTGTATCAGATTTTTAAACGAGGATCCTTGGGAGAGACTAAGAGAAATAAAAAAAAGAGCAAAAAATACAAAATTACAAATGCTTTTAAGAGGACAAAATCTTTTAGGATATAGACACTATGCGGATGATATAGTAGAAGAATTTGTAAAAAAATCTATAGAAAATGGTATTGATATAATTAGAATATTTGATGCCCTTAATGATACTAGAAACTTAAAAGTTGCAGCAGAAGCTACTAAAAAATATGGAGGACACTGTCAACTTTCAATTGCTTACACAATAAGTCCTGTTCATACAACAGAGTATTACAAAGAATTAGCAAAAGAGATGGAAAGTATGGGTGCAGATTCAATTGTTATAAAAGATATGGCAGGAATCTTATTACCAGAAACAGGATATAACTTAATAAAAGAAATAAAATCAGTTATAAATGTACCGTTAGAGTTACATACGCATGCTACAAGTGGAATAGCAAGTATGTTATATTTAAGAGCTGTCGATGCAGGAATAGATATTATAGATACGGCAATTTCAACTTTTGCAGGAGGAACAGCACAACCTGCAACAGAATCTATGGTTAGAACTTTTGAGGGTGGAGAAAGAGATCCAGAATTAAATTTAACATTATTAAAAGAAATAGCAGAATATTTTAAACCTATAAGAAAAAAATATATGGATGAAAAAGTTTTAAATATGCAAGCTTACTTTGTTGAACCAAGTATTTTAGAATATCAACTTCCTGGAGGAATGTTATCAAACTTAGTTTCTCAATTAACAGCACAAAAAGCTGCAGATAAATATGAAGATGTATTAAAGGAAATCCCAAGAGTTAGAGAAGATTTAGGATTCCCACCTTTAGTAACTCCATTAAGTCAAATGGTAGGAACACAAGCAGTATTTAATGTTTTAACAGGAGAAAGATACAAGATGGTTCCTAAAGAGATTAAGGACTATGTAAAAGGTCTTTATGGAAAATCTCCAGCACCAATGTCTGAAGAGATAAAGAAAAAAATTATTGGAGATGAACCAGTATTTACAGGAAGACCAGCAGACCTTCTAAAACCTGAATATGATGAATTAGCAAAAGAGATTGGTGACTTAGCAAAATCTCCAGAAGATGTTTTAATGTATGCTATGTTCCCACAAATAGCTAAACCATATTTAGAAAATAGAAATAAACCAAAAGTAGAAAAAGAGTACAGAAATATAAATATAATTTTTTAA
- the rpoN gene encoding RNA polymerase factor sigma-54: MDFKLGLNQNLKLSLTLEMKLSIDILKMNLKELKDYLENESIENPNIEVIYPKLIDSKNTVSENYLENIGQVSESLVSYLIEQVSYLKIKKEVKLVLEYLINNLDERGYLEYDILTLKSSSGFKSIIFKEALNILHTLEPFGVGATDLIDCLKIQLKNKGIFNSILIDILEKNLNEIADKNFEKIALERVISLEEVKRYIEIIKSLNPKPARGFYVNKNTKYIIPDLIIKRDKNNIIIDLNEGEIPKIRLKTEVVSFKDKNKVLMLERAIGKRQQTLLKVGKYILNYQKDFILMNKTLKTLKIKDVAFELGLHESTVSRAIKDKFIKIDNRIETLKKYIVLDNKSEKIKKEILEIIENEDRKNPLSDNKILEMLLKKNFLIKRRTVAKYREELGIASIRKRKK, translated from the coding sequence GTGGATTTTAAACTAGGATTAAATCAAAATTTAAAATTATCTCTTACATTGGAAATGAAATTGTCGATAGATATTTTAAAAATGAATTTAAAAGAATTAAAGGATTATCTGGAAAATGAAAGTATAGAGAATCCAAATATAGAAGTAATTTATCCTAAATTAATTGATTCTAAAAATACTGTGTCTGAAAATTATCTGGAAAATATAGGTCAAGTTAGTGAAAGTTTAGTTTCTTATTTAATAGAACAAGTTAGCTATTTAAAAATAAAAAAAGAAGTTAAATTAGTCTTAGAATATCTAATAAATAACTTGGATGAGAGGGGATATCTTGAATATGATATTTTAACTTTAAAATCTAGTAGTGGATTTAAATCCATTATATTTAAAGAAGCTTTAAATATTTTACATACATTAGAACCTTTTGGTGTAGGAGCGACAGACCTTATAGATTGTTTAAAAATCCAATTAAAGAATAAAGGTATTTTTAATAGTATTTTAATAGATATATTAGAAAAAAACTTAAATGAAATAGCAGATAAAAATTTTGAAAAAATTGCCCTAGAAAGAGTAATCAGTCTAGAAGAAGTAAAAAGATATATTGAAATTATAAAGAGCTTAAATCCAAAACCTGCCAGAGGATTTTATGTAAATAAAAATACAAAATATATTATTCCTGATTTAATTATAAAGCGAGATAAAAATAATATCATTATAGATTTAAATGAAGGAGAAATTCCTAAAATAAGATTAAAGACAGAAGTAGTTTCGTTTAAAGATAAAAATAAAGTTTTAATGTTAGAACGTGCAATTGGAAAAAGACAACAAACACTACTAAAGGTAGGAAAATATATTTTAAACTATCAAAAAGATTTTATTTTAATGAATAAAACATTAAAGACTTTAAAAATTAAAGATGTAGCTTTTGAATTAGGACTACATGAATCAACTGTTTCAAGAGCTATAAAAGATAAGTTTATAAAAATAGATAATAGAATTGAAACCTTAAAAAAGTATATTGTTTTAGATAATAAAAGCGAAAAAATAAAAAAAGAAATATTAGAAATAATAGAAAATGAAGATAGAAAAAATCCATTATCTGACAATAAAATTTTAGAAATGTTATTGAAAAAAAATTTTTTAATTAAAAGGAGAACTGTTGCTAAATATAGAGAGGAATTAGGTATTGCTTCAATTAGAAAAAGAAAAAAATAG
- a CDS encoding MotA/TolQ/ExbB proton channel family protein, translated as MLFYIKAGGPILYILLILSVISLGVILERSLCFFKNKTSINPLLKKEIKEFLNTKKYNEAIELSKKEKGLVGKILTKFLIRYCLTEDYKNSDELLREIELEEMDILEKNTYLLGIIAYTAPMIGLLGTVTGMIQAFGKIAESGTGDPNAIAGGISQALLTTAGGLIIAIPSIIAYNIFNKKIEKISLEVEKTATFIVNIVKR; from the coding sequence ATGTTATTTTATATTAAGGCAGGCGGACCAATACTTTATATTTTACTTATTTTATCAGTTATTTCTTTAGGAGTTATTTTAGAAAGAAGCCTGTGTTTTTTTAAAAATAAAACATCTATAAATCCATTATTGAAAAAAGAAATAAAAGAGTTTTTAAATACAAAAAAATATAATGAAGCTATTGAACTTTCAAAAAAAGAAAAAGGACTAGTAGGAAAAATTCTTACAAAATTTTTAATTCGTTATTGTTTAACTGAAGATTATAAAAATAGTGATGAACTATTAAGAGAAATAGAATTGGAAGAGATGGATATTTTAGAAAAAAATACATATTTATTAGGAATAATAGCTTATACAGCTCCTATGATTGGATTATTAGGAACAGTAACTGGTATGATTCAAGCTTTTGGGAAAATAGCTGAATCTGGAACAGGAGATCCCAATGCAATTGCAGGGGGAATATCTCAAGCTTTATTGACAACAGCAGGAGGATTAATAATCGCAATTCCCTCAATAATAGCATACAATATTTTTAATAAAAAGATAGAAAAAATAAGCTTAGAAGTAGAAAAAACAGCGACGTTTATAGTAAATATAGTAAAGAGGTAA
- the bioA gene encoding adenosylmethionine--8-amino-7-oxononanoate transaminase yields the protein MKNLSDLQKKDLEHIFHPCSQMKDYEKLPPMVIVKGDGLYVEDEFGNRYMDCVSSWWVNLFGHCNPRINNAIKSQIDKLEHIIFANFSHEAAIELGEKLTAVAPKGLNKLIFTDNGSSSTEVAIKLSFQYHAQTGNPQKKSFVSIEGAYHGETIGALGVGNMDRFTDIYKPLLREGVKVKGPDCFNCSFKKKRESCNAECFIYMEEYLLKNSEIISGVIIESMVQGVAGMKIYSPIYLKKLRTLTKKLNIHLIADEIATGFGRTGRMFAIEHAGVSPDIMCIGKGLTAGYFPMSIVMITDKLYNAFYADYSEGKSFLHSHSYSGNPIGCRIAVETLKIFEEENILEIVKEKGEYLEKVAKEKLKHAPYLGEYRQIGLIGAIELVDVPGVRAGYEIYKIALKKGAILRPLGNIIYFMPPYIIKREEIDRMLDIFNESLKEYLETI from the coding sequence ATGAAGAACCTAAGTGATTTACAAAAAAAAGATTTAGAGCATATTTTTCACCCTTGCTCACAGATGAAAGACTACGAAAAATTACCTCCTATGGTAATTGTAAAAGGGGACGGATTATATGTAGAAGATGAGTTTGGAAATAGATATATGGACTGTGTTTCAAGTTGGTGGGTAAATTTATTTGGCCATTGCAATCCAAGAATAAATAATGCGATAAAAAGTCAAATTGATAAGTTAGAGCATATAATTTTTGCTAATTTCTCCCATGAAGCAGCAATAGAATTAGGAGAAAAATTGACAGCGGTTGCTCCTAAAGGACTAAATAAACTTATTTTTACAGATAATGGATCATCAAGTACAGAGGTAGCTATAAAATTAAGTTTTCAATATCATGCTCAAACTGGAAATCCTCAGAAAAAAAGCTTTGTTTCAATAGAAGGGGCATATCATGGAGAAACTATTGGAGCTTTAGGGGTCGGAAATATGGATAGATTTACTGATATTTATAAGCCATTATTAAGAGAAGGTGTAAAAGTAAAAGGACCAGATTGTTTTAATTGTTCTTTTAAAAAAAAGAGAGAAAGTTGTAATGCAGAATGTTTTATTTATATGGAAGAATATCTATTAAAAAATAGTGAAATTATTTCTGGAGTTATAATAGAATCAATGGTTCAAGGCGTAGCAGGAATGAAAATTTATTCGCCAATTTATTTAAAAAAATTGAGAACTTTGACAAAAAAACTGAATATTCATTTAATTGCAGATGAAATAGCTACGGGATTTGGTCGAACAGGAAGAATGTTTGCAATAGAGCATGCTGGAGTAAGTCCAGATATTATGTGTATTGGAAAAGGTTTAACAGCAGGATATTTTCCAATGTCTATAGTTATGATAACAGATAAATTATATAATGCTTTTTATGCCGATTATTCAGAAGGAAAATCTTTTTTACACTCTCATAGTTATTCTGGAAATCCAATAGGATGTAGAATAGCGGTAGAAACTTTAAAAATTTTTGAAGAAGAAAATATACTTGAAATTGTAAAAGAAAAAGGTGAATATTTAGAAAAAGTTGCAAAAGAGAAACTAAAACACGCTCCTTATCTAGGTGAATATAGACAAATAGGTTTAATAGGAGCAATTGAATTAGTTGATGTTCCTGGAGTAAGAGCCGGTTATGAAATATATAAAATAGCCTTGAAAAAAGGAGCTATTTTAAGACCATTGGGAAATATTATTTATTTTATGCCACCTTATATAATAAAAAGGGAAGAAATTGACAGAATGCTAGATATCTTTAATGAATCGCTTAAGGAATATTTAGAAACAATTTAA
- a CDS encoding GntR family transcriptional regulator, whose translation MVIKKKKSIREQVYDYLKEEIVNGKIKEGSRIVEEEFAEKLNISRTPIREALRMLELEGLIEAREKGGVTVPKTTKKDVEEVVKIRIALETVIFEELFERVTEKDIEKLEENVAKADAIVNDEKKSLEVFRYFSEFNKILYNISDLPRVVTLINNLNLYLKKFRKISAENNNRRLSAHRDHTEIVNLIKAGKKDEAIAINKKHLLEAKEFLMKQVEN comes from the coding sequence ATGGTTATAAAAAAGAAAAAATCAATACGTGAACAAGTATATGATTATTTAAAAGAAGAAATTGTAAACGGAAAGATAAAAGAAGGAAGTAGAATAGTAGAAGAGGAATTTGCAGAAAAATTAAACATAAGTAGAACTCCTATAAGAGAAGCATTAAGAATGCTCGAGTTAGAAGGTCTTATTGAGGCAAGAGAAAAAGGTGGGGTAACAGTACCAAAAACTACAAAAAAAGATGTAGAAGAGGTTGTAAAAATTAGAATTGCCTTAGAAACTGTTATATTTGAAGAGTTATTTGAAAGAGTTACAGAGAAAGATATTGAAAAATTAGAAGAGAATGTAGCTAAAGCAGATGCAATCGTAAATGATGAGAAGAAATCTTTAGAAGTATTCAGATATTTTTCTGAATTTAATAAAATTCTTTACAATATTTCAGATTTACCAAGAGTAGTAACTTTAATTAATAATTTAAATTTATATTTGAAAAAATTTAGAAAAATTTCAGCAGAAAATAATAATAGAAGATTAAGTGCTCATAGAGATCACACAGAAATTGTAAATTTAATAAAAGCGGGAAAAAAAGATGAAGCAATTGCTATAAATAAAAAACATCTATTAGAAGCCAAAGAATTTTTAATGAAACAAGTGGAAAATTAA
- a CDS encoding peptidoglycan DD-metalloendopeptidase family protein: MERGKKIILGILVFLVTTIFYREFKLKTNEIKNIEIIENKEIVKNEIIQEEKTEEIDKNIVLEVETKKETETLVKLDKEISEKTVETILEDNDLENKIAKDWEDQENEELTDIDNNIDLEEKIVLENLEYTIKKGDTISDLSKEYKIKTDYIYANNVDKNLRILQVGKKINIPTESGIFYSVKKGDTFEGLSKRFEVDVKIIKEDNEIDRLLIGTKIFLREPKVSKYLNSFKQQYVKKTDLGTFSNPLVAMSLTSTFGSRKHPVLKKVLNHAGVDLKAKTGTRVSSAREGVVSFAGRASGYGKLIIIKHADGYETRYAHLSRIDVKKGQKISQNQMIALSGATGRVSGPHLHFEIRKNGKIQNPLTYLKF, translated from the coding sequence ATGGAAAGAGGAAAAAAGATAATTTTAGGAATTTTAGTCTTTTTAGTAACAACAATTTTTTATAGAGAATTTAAGTTAAAAACTAATGAGATTAAAAATATAGAGATAATTGAAAATAAAGAAATTGTAAAAAATGAAATCATTCAGGAAGAAAAAACTGAAGAAATAGATAAAAATATTGTACTAGAAGTAGAAACAAAAAAAGAAACTGAAACTTTAGTAAAATTAGATAAAGAGATAAGTGAAAAAACTGTAGAAACAATTTTAGAAGACAATGATTTAGAAAATAAAATAGCTAAAGATTGGGAAGATCAAGAAAATGAAGAATTGACAGATATTGATAATAATATTGATTTAGAAGAAAAAATTGTTTTAGAAAATTTAGAATATACAATAAAAAAAGGAGATACAATTTCAGATTTATCTAAAGAATATAAAATAAAAACAGACTATATTTATGCAAATAATGTTGATAAAAATTTAAGAATTCTTCAAGTTGGAAAGAAAATAAATATTCCAACTGAATCAGGAATATTTTATTCTGTAAAAAAAGGAGATACTTTTGAAGGGTTATCAAAGAGATTTGAAGTAGATGTTAAAATAATAAAAGAAGATAATGAAATTGATAGACTTTTAATTGGAACTAAAATCTTTTTAAGAGAGCCTAAAGTTTCTAAATACTTAAATAGTTTTAAACAACAATATGTAAAAAAAACTGATTTAGGAACTTTTTCAAATCCTTTAGTTGCAATGAGTTTAACTAGTACTTTTGGTTCTAGAAAACATCCAGTACTAAAGAAAGTTTTAAATCATGCTGGAGTGGATTTAAAAGCAAAAACTGGAACAAGAGTATCTTCAGCTAGAGAAGGTGTTGTTAGCTTTGCAGGAAGAGCTAGTGGATATGGAAAGCTTATAATAATAAAACATGCAGATGGATATGAAACTAGGTATGCTCATTTAAGTAGAATAGATGTAAAAAAGGGGCAAAAAATATCACAAAATCAAATGATTGCTTTAAGTGGAGCAACGGGAAGAGTAAGTGGACCACACTTACATTTTGAAATAAGAAAAAATGGAAAAATACAGAATCCATTGACGTATTTAAAATTTTAA
- a CDS encoding FecCD family ABC transporter permease, producing the protein MKIKGQTLIVISIILIVIIGTIAVTVGSVNLSTIHVWKILTNKVFNKEIFIVEWKKSTEIIVWNLRVPRVILALLSGAGLSLVGILMQALTKNSLASPYILGISSGASTGAVVSIVLGSFLGISFSPGIGAFVFGTFTAFLVFYLAGNGGYSSTKLVLIGVAVSSLFSGITTFLVTTAKNESQLRGAMFWISGSLASARWDNLFLVFFILLISVILSLLKYRELNILIAGDDIAETLGVDVKKMRFFIVILSTFLTGFVVSLTGVIGFVGLVIPHICRGLVGSNHKRLIPCAVLLGALFLLATDTLTRVIFKTQEIPIGVITSMLGAPFFMSMLRKNSYNFGG; encoded by the coding sequence GTGAAGATAAAGGGACAAACTTTAATAGTAATATCTATAATTTTAATAGTGATTATAGGGACAATTGCAGTAACAGTTGGAAGTGTTAATTTATCAACAATTCACGTTTGGAAAATATTAACAAATAAGGTTTTTAATAAAGAGATATTTATTGTAGAGTGGAAAAAATCCACAGAGATAATTGTATGGAATTTAAGGGTTCCCAGAGTTATATTAGCTTTATTAAGTGGAGCTGGATTATCATTAGTTGGAATATTAATGCAAGCTTTAACAAAAAATTCTCTAGCAAGTCCATATATTTTAGGAATATCTTCTGGTGCAAGTACAGGTGCAGTAGTGTCAATTGTATTAGGAAGTTTTTTAGGGATTAGCTTTTCTCCTGGAATAGGAGCTTTTGTATTTGGAACATTTACAGCTTTTTTAGTTTTTTATTTAGCTGGAAATGGTGGTTATTCAAGTACAAAATTAGTCTTAATAGGAGTAGCAGTTTCATCATTATTTTCTGGTATAACAACTTTTTTAGTAACAACAGCAAAAAATGAATCACAACTTAGAGGAGCTATGTTTTGGATTTCTGGAAGTTTAGCTAGTGCTAGATGGGATAATTTGTTTTTAGTTTTTTTTATTTTGTTAATATCTGTAATTTTATCATTATTAAAATATAGAGAACTAAATATTTTAATAGCTGGAGATGATATAGCTGAAACTTTAGGAGTAGATGTTAAAAAAATGAGATTTTTTATAGTTATTCTTTCAACTTTTTTAACAGGTTTTGTTGTTTCATTAACGGGAGTTATTGGATTTGTAGGACTTGTAATTCCTCATATTTGTAGAGGATTAGTTGGAAGCAACCATAAAAGATTAATTCCATGTGCAGTATTATTAGGAGCACTATTTTTATTAGCAACAGACACTTTAACAAGAGTAATATTTAAAACTCAAGAGATTCCAATAGGAGTTATTACATCAATGTTAGGAGCTCCATTTTTTATGAGTATGTTGAGAAAAAATAGTTATAATTTTGGAGGGTAA
- a CDS encoding ExbD/TolR family protein, protein MRRRTKRRSLATPDLTPLIDVVFLLLIFFMLVTTFDKYSGFKLDLPKGGVISQITKSKYELLIDKDEKYFLMVDKVSTPVNLNSIHEKIKGINEITISADKDLKYETVVKAIGALKNGGVDKVELNFYE, encoded by the coding sequence ATGAGAAGAAGAACCAAAAGAAGAAGCTTGGCAACACCAGATTTGACACCTTTAATTGATGTTGTTTTTCTACTTTTAATTTTTTTCATGTTAGTTACAACATTTGATAAATATAGTGGTTTTAAATTGGATTTACCTAAAGGAGGAGTAATATCTCAAATTACTAAAAGTAAGTATGAATTACTTATAGATAAAGATGAGAAGTACTTTTTAATGGTAGATAAAGTTTCAACTCCAGTTAATTTAAATTCAATTCACGAGAAAATAAAAGGTATTAATGAAATAACAATAAGTGCAGATAAAGATTTAAAGTATGAAACTGTAGTAAAAGCTATAGGAGCCTTGAAAAATGGTGGTGTAGATAAGGTGGAGCTGAATTTTTATGAATAA
- a CDS encoding ABC transporter substrate-binding protein codes for MKKILLFLLITTLSFSKENIRAVSTSQFTTEILLAIGAENQMLGTSFLDDEILPELKEKYKKIPVLSVGAPTKEQFYSLNPNFLTGWKSIATSKNLGPVEELKSNGVEVFFTKSQSTSKIEDIYEDILKFGEIFNLKENAKKVVKQMQNEIKNVEQKNINRKKIKVFAYDSQESSPFVVGGNGIGNTMIEIAGGENIFKDTNFAFGVGTWEKILDQNPEVIIIVDYGNASFEEKINYLKTTSPISQLEAVKKNRFIKIPLSYISAGIKVSKGIEIISNGLGEEKK; via the coding sequence ATGAAAAAAATATTATTATTTTTATTAATAACTACTTTAAGTTTTTCTAAAGAAAATATAAGAGCAGTTTCAACTTCACAATTTACAACGGAAATTTTATTAGCTATAGGAGCAGAAAATCAAATGTTAGGAACATCTTTTCTAGATGATGAAATCCTTCCAGAATTAAAAGAAAAATATAAAAAAATTCCAGTACTTTCAGTAGGAGCTCCAACTAAAGAACAATTTTATTCTTTAAATCCAAATTTTTTAACTGGTTGGAAATCAATAGCAACATCTAAAAATTTAGGTCCAGTTGAAGAACTAAAATCTAATGGGGTAGAAGTTTTTTTTACAAAATCTCAAAGTACATCTAAAATTGAAGATATATATGAAGATATTTTAAAATTTGGAGAGATATTTAATTTAAAAGAAAATGCTAAAAAAGTTGTTAAACAAATGCAAAATGAAATAAAGAATGTTGAACAAAAAAATATAAATAGAAAAAAAATAAAAGTTTTTGCATACGATAGTCAAGAAAGTTCACCTTTTGTTGTAGGAGGAAATGGAATAGGAAATACAATGATTGAAATAGCTGGAGGAGAAAATATCTTTAAAGATACTAACTTTGCTTTTGGTGTGGGAACATGGGAAAAAATCTTAGATCAAAATCCAGAAGTAATAATAATTGTAGACTATGGAAATGCTAGTTTTGAAGAAAAAATTAATTACTTAAAAACAACTTCTCCAATTTCTCAATTAGAAGCCGTAAAGAAAAATAGATTTATAAAAATTCCTTTAAGTTATATTTCTGCTGGAATAAAAGTAAGTAAAGGAATAGAAATAATTTCAAACGGATTAGGTGAGGAAAAAAAGTGA